In Lemur catta isolate mLemCat1 chromosome 1, mLemCat1.pri, whole genome shotgun sequence, one DNA window encodes the following:
- the RPL24 gene encoding 60S ribosomal protein L24, with protein MKVELCSFSGYKIYPGHGRRYARTDGKVFQFLNAKCESAFLSKRNPRQINWTVLYRRKHKKGQSEEIQKKRTRRAVKFQRAITGASLADIMAKRNQKPEVRKAQREQAIRAAKEAKKAKQASKKTAMAAAKAPTKAAPKQKIVKPVKVSAPRVGGKR; from the exons ATGAA GGTCGAGCTGTGCAGTTTCAGCGGGTACAAGATCTACCCCGGACACGGGAGACGCTACGCCAGAACAGACGGCAAG GTTTTCCAGTTTCTGAATGCAAAATGCGAGTCGGCGTTCCTTTCTAAGAGAAATCCTCGGCAGATAAACTGGACTGTACTTTACAGAAGGAAGCACAAAAAGGGACAGTCG gAGGAAATTCAAAAGAAACGAACTCGCCGTGCAGTGAAATTCCAGAGGGCCATCACTGGTGCATCTCTTGCTGATATAATGGCCAAGCGAAATCAGAAACCTGAAGTTAGAAAGGCTCAACGAGAACAAGCTATCAG GGCTGCAAAGGAAGCAAAAAAGGCTAAGCAAGCATCTAAAAAGACTGCAATGGCTGCTGCTAAG GCACCTACAAAGGCAGCACCTAAGCAAAAGATTGTAAAGCCTGTGAAGGTTTCTGCTCCCCGAGTTGGTGGAAAACGCTAA